The Ramlibacter sp. PS4R-6 nucleotide sequence AGCGTCCAGTGCCCGTGCATCTTGTGGCCGCGCAGCTCGAACTTCAGGCGCCCGTCGCGGTAGCCCTTGTGCGGGTCCTCCGTGGGCACCCACAGGCCTTTGTCCCAGATGATCACCTTGCCCGCGCCGTAGTTGCCGGCGGGGATGGTCCCTTCGAAGCGGTTGTACGAGAGCGGATGGTCCTCGGTGGGCATCGCCATCCGCTTGTCCGCCGGGTCGAAGCTCGGGCCTTTGGGCACGGCCCAGCTTTTCATCGTGCCTTCCAGCTCGAGCCGGAAGTCGTAGTGCAGGCGCGTCGCCCAGTGCTTCTGGATGACGAAGGTGCGCGCCTCTTCATGGGCGACCCCGCCGCCCCTTGGCTCGGGGGTCGCGTCGAAGTTGCGCTTCTCGCGGTAGGTCTTGAGCGCGCCGGACGAGCGGTCGTCGGCCATCAGCCCATCGCGCGCGCCTGGTCGCGCAGCATCTTGATCTGGTCGTGGTTGCGCTGCAGGCCCTGCATCTGGCGCTCGACGATCAGCTTCACGTCGGCGGGCAAGGGCTTCTTCAGCGCCTTCATGTAGCGCGCCTTCGCGTTGTCCTCGCCGCGCTCGGCTTCCTCCAGGATGGCCTTGTCGTCGTACGTGGACAGCGCCGACTTCACGGCGACCCAGCCGCGGTGCACCGCGCCGGCGGCGCTGCCGTGCTCCTCGACCTTGCCGCCGCAAGCGAGGATCTGCTCGTTCAGTTCCATCCAGGCGTTGCGGCAATCGTCGGCGCGCTGCAGGAACGTGGACTTCAGGTCCTCGCGCTTGGCGTGCTCGGCGCAGGCGCGGAAGCCGTACTCGCCGTCCAGCGAGCATTCCGCCAGGTCCTGCAGGACGTCGATGACGTCGTCGCGGTCGCCGCTGTCGTTGCCCGCGCTTTGCGCCGCGCCGACCGCCGCTGCCGCACCCATGGCGCCGCGGCCTTCCATCGGCGTCACGTCGGCCGTGCCGGCCGTGGCCATCGCGCCGCCGCGCATCGAGGAGTCGACGCGGTGCCACGCGGCGCGGCTCGCCGGCTTCGCGCTGTCCCAGTCCAGGCTGGAGCTGCCGCGCGTGGCGTCCCACTCGTTCGCCAGTTGCGGCTCGGCGGCGTCCCAGTCCTCGTAGCGGCCGCGGCCGGTCATGCCGAGGCGGTAGGCCGGGGCGTAGTCGTCGTAGCTGCGGCCCGGCTGGTAGTAGGGCTCACGGTCGTAGTTGTCGCGCCAGTGCGCTTCTTCCACCGTGGGGTCGATCGCCTCGGCTGCCGCGCGGCCGGCGAGCCCGCCGACCACCGCACCGACCACGCCGCCCAGCACCATGCCGGCGGGCCCGCCCACCGTGCCGGCCGCCGCACCGGCGATCGCGCCGCCCACCGCACCGACACCGGTGCCCACCGGATGCGCGCCGGATTCGTCGCTGATCGGGTCGCGGTTCAGGTCCTTGTCTTCAGCCATGTTCTCTGCTCCTTGCGTGTCGATGAAGTGCGCCTCGCGGGCGCGGTGCATTTCCCATCTTCGGCGCGTGCCCCTGCGCGGCAGTCAGCGAAGCGAAAGAGCTCCTGTAGGAGAAGCCCCACGGTCGCGCCGTGGCGCGGCGCCGGGCGGGCGCACAGGCGTTTCCAGCCCCGTCCTACAGCCGGGCAGCGGACGCGGGCGCAATCTGTCCAGAGAACGCGAAGAAAGAGACAAGCATGAAGTACTCGCTGCGCAAGACCCCTTCGCACCTGCACGTGGCCTACAAGTACGGCGAAGGCACGGACGGGTTGATGGGCCGCAACTTCGTCCTGGAAGTCGAAGGCAACGTGCTCACGCTCTCCATCGACCTCACGCCGAACTTCCACACGCGCAGCAAGAGCGCGGCCGCCTACCTGGACGCGGTGAACTTCGCGCACAACCACCACAAGCTGCGCTACCTGCAGTGCGCCGACAACCTCGTGCGCGCACGGCTGATCAAGGCCTGGGAACAGGTGCCCGACCCGAAGCTCGTGATGTGCCTGGAGATGGGGCCGCGCGGGCATTTCCGCTTCGCGGTGGAACCGCACTCGCTGTTCATGGGCGGCATCCAGTTCGACGTGCAGGACGTGCTGGAGG carries:
- a CDS encoding ferritin-like domain-containing protein; this translates as MAEDKDLNRDPISDESGAHPVGTGVGAVGGAIAGAAAGTVGGPAGMVLGGVVGAVVGGLAGRAAAEAIDPTVEEAHWRDNYDREPYYQPGRSYDDYAPAYRLGMTGRGRYEDWDAAEPQLANEWDATRGSSSLDWDSAKPASRAAWHRVDSSMRGGAMATAGTADVTPMEGRGAMGAAAAVGAAQSAGNDSGDRDDVIDVLQDLAECSLDGEYGFRACAEHAKREDLKSTFLQRADDCRNAWMELNEQILACGGKVEEHGSAAGAVHRGWVAVKSALSTYDDKAILEEAERGEDNAKARYMKALKKPLPADVKLIVERQMQGLQRNHDQIKMLRDQARAMG